The window ACCAACGACTGAATGCACTCTGGTGCCTGCTCTACCAAAAATTCCACGGCATCCAGGTCACAAAGACCCGCACCAGCCCGCATCGTATCCTCTATATGGAGTACTGACGAGTCGGTTGGGTCAATGGCGGCAGCAATACCCCCTTGTGCCCAGTCACTAGCACCTGTCGATAAAGTGTCTTTTGTAATTAAGCCAACATTCATGGTAGCTGGCAGGCAAAGCGCGGCATACAGTCCAGCCGCACCAGCACCAACAACTAGAACATCAAAGTGAGCAGGAATGTTCGGCTCAAGATCAGAATTGGAGGAAAGCGAATTCAAGTTCGGTCAGTTCCTGAAGAAATTTAATAAATTTTAATAAATTACCCACCCCTGAATGGAGTGGGTTGAACACAAAATGATAATGATTTGTGCTGTGTTTAGTAAACGCCAGGATTGTAGCGGTCTCCACCCTCTACGAAGACATCTGACGGATCAGTGACTGTAAACTCGTCAAAATAAGCTTGCAGTAGCTCTTTTTGGGTATCAGTCAGCCCTGGAATATCCAAAACATCCTCTATCTTTTCATAGGGAGCATTCTGAATGATTTTGCCAGCCAGAGTGGGGTACATCCCTGGATACTTCCGAAAAGCTCGCACATGAGTATTGTTCAAATCAATTTTTTTGCCAAACTCAGTGGAAAGCTTGTCATCAGCCAAATTTCGCAGTGAACCTTCAGCGAGCAATACAGGTGTTTGCCCGTTAAAATTACTTAACACAGCCTCATAACCTGAAGACAGTGGCGCAGCCACGACCTTTTGAGGTAGCCCGAAACACCCTAAGCAGGCTACTAGCAAGCTCATGAGTGCTACGATGCGAACTAATTTCTTCATCCACTTAACTCCTT of the Allocoleopsis franciscana PCC 7113 genome contains:
- the psbU gene encoding photosystem II complex extrinsic protein PsbU — translated: MKKLVRIVALMSLLVACLGCFGLPQKVVAAPLSSGYEAVLSNFNGQTPVLLAEGSLRNLADDKLSTEFGKKIDLNNTHVRAFRKYPGMYPTLAGKIIQNAPYEKIEDVLDIPGLTDTQKELLQAYFDEFTVTDPSDVFVEGGDRYNPGVY